From a region of the Asterias amurensis chromosome 2, ASM3211899v1 genome:
- the LOC139933764 gene encoding plexin-A2-like produces the protein MEAQRIHVTILLVVCLILLGLLSNVVSCEWQGDLSSYHIASFSNPHPPRALNDPSGNHNAKFNHFTLSGPDGAVYVGAVNYLYRLDSSLNLLQNVSTCQELGEDRCDIFTNYNKILILDNQNRLITCGSENGGKCQFRNLDDLTDVLFQPYPNVAGFGELSTVSLIAPGTDGPMGPGPDGGDWLYVAVTFTAEFGYARIPPISRRILDYRFLLAAPDSVASFSSFVSLSTPIPISYTSAFSYDGFTYFITSQKEDFGSNVFVSKINRVCQTSSSFDSYTEITLQCQGSDGSVYSLVQAAHIGPAGQDLAVSLGLNDEDMVLYAVFAKNEGADGTSDVPIDQSALCVYKMSDILDVFKEAVRGCIQDGDDYSVKYLEGSFCSTFPVMYNGFNHPAYFKLSSYVHLYDKGHNINTIRIMSSI, from the exons ATGGAGGCCCAGAGGATCCATGTAACCATCTTGTTGGTTGTATGTTTGATCCTGCTGGGATTATTAAGTAATGTTGTATCATGTGAATGGCAAGGAGATCTGTCATCTTATCACATTGCTTCATTCAGTAATCCTCATCCTCCTAGAGCTCTCAATGATCCATCTGGTAACCACAATGCTAAATTCAATCATTTCACTCTATCTGGCCCTGATGGAGCTGTGTATGTTGGAGCTGTCAACTACTTATACAGACTGGATAGTTCATTGAATCTGTTACAGAATGTTAGTACATGTCAAGAATTAGGAGAGGATAGATGTGATATATTCACCAACTACAATAAAATCCTGATATTAGATAATCAGAATCGGTTGATTACATGTGGAAGTGAGAATGGAGGAAAGTGTCAATTCAGGAATCTAGATGACTTGACTGATGTGTTGTTTCAACCATACCCTAATGTTGCTGGTTTTGGAGAGTTGTCTACTGTGAGTTTGATTGCACCAGGAACTGATGGACCAATGGGACCAGGGCCAGATGGAGGAGACTGGTTGTATGTAGCTGTGACCTTTACTGCTGAGTTTGGTTATGCAAGAATTCCACCAATATCAAGGAGAATTCTTGACTATAGATTTTTATTGGCAGCACCTGATAGTGTCGCCTCCTTTTCATCCTTTGTTTCCCTTTCTACACCCATACCAATATCGTATACATCTGCTTTTTCATATGATGGATTCACATACTTCATCACTTCTCAAAAGGAGGATTTTGGTTCCAACGTCTTTGTTTCTAAAATAAACAGAGTCTGTCAGACCAGTTCATCCTTTGACTCTTACACAGAAATCACCCTACAATGCCAAGGATCAGATGGTAGTGTGTACAGTTTGGTACAAGCTGCTCATATTGGCCCAGCAGGTCAGGATCTTGCTGTATCATTAGGTTTGAATGATGAGGACATGGTGTTGTATGCTGTGTTTGCTAAGAATGAAGGAGCTGATGGGACTAGTGATGTACCTATTGATCAGTCAGCATTGTGTGTGTATAAGATGAGTGATATTTTAGATGTCTTCAAAGAAGCAGTCAGGGGATGTATTCAAGATGGAGATGACTACTCAGTGAAGTACTTGGAAGGATCCTTCTGTAGTACATTTCCAGTGA tgtataatggctttaaccaccCCGCATACTTCAAGCTTTCAAGTTATGTGCATCTTTATGATAAGGGACATAATATAAATACCATCAGGATAATGTCTTCAATTTGA
- the LOC139934097 gene encoding plexin-A2-like produces MEAQRSHVTILLVVCLILLALLSSVVSAEWQGDLSSYHIASFSNPHPPRPLNDPSGNHNAKFNHFTLSGPDGAVYVGAVNYLYRLDSSLNLLQNVSTCQELGEDRCDTFTNYNKILILDNQNRLITCGSENGGKCQFRNPDDLTDVLFQPGPNVAGFGELSTVSLIAPGTDGPMGQGPDGGDWLYVAVTYSNEVGYRRIPPVSRRILSTDGLLISPSGTGYSSFTALDFPYLFQISCVAGFSFDGFTYFITSQQDDLGSYVFVSKMNRVCQTSPFFDSYTEITLQCQGSDGSVYSLVQAAHIGPAGQDLAVSLGLNAGDMVLYAVFAKNEGADGTSDVPIDQSALCVYKMSDILDAFKEAVRGCIQDGDEYSVKYLEGSFCRSLPVSIMITFNHPVYFKLSSYEHVYDKGHNARIQMY; encoded by the coding sequence ATGGAGGCCCAGAGGAGCCACGTAACCATCTTGTTGGTTGTATGTTTGATCCTGCTGGCATTATTAAGTAGTGTTGTATCAGCTGAATGGCAAGGAGATCTGTCATCTTATCACATTGCTTCATTCAGTAATCCTCATCCTCCTAGACCTCTCAATGATCCATCTGGTAACCACAATGCTAAATTCAATCATTTCACTCTATCTGGCCCTGATGGGGCTGTGTATGTTGGAGCTGTCAACTACTTATACAGACTGGATAGTTCATTGAATCTGCTACAGAATGTTAGTACATGTCAAGAACTAGGAGAGGATAGATGTGATACATTCACCAACTACAATAAAATCCTGATATTAGATAATCAGAATCGGTTGATTACATGTGGAAGTGAGAATGGAGGAAAGTGTCAATTCAGGAATCCAGATGACTTGACTGATGTGTTGTTTCAACCAGGGCCTAATGTTGCTGGTTTTGGAGAGTTGTCTACTGTGAGTTTGATTGCACCAGGAACTGATGGACCAATGGGACAAGGGCCAGATGGAGGCGACTGGTTGTATGTGGCGGTGACTTACTCCAATGAGGTTGGGTATAGACGTATCCCACCAGTCAGCAGAAGAATCCTTAGTACAGACGGGTTGTTGATATCTCCATCAGGTACAGGGTATTCTTCATTTACTGCACTGGATTTTCCTTATTTGTTCCAAATATCGTGTGTTGCCGGTTTTTCATTTGATGGTTTCACATACTTCATCACTTCTCAGCAAGATGATCTGGGTTCCTATGTCTTTGTTTCTAAAATGAACAGAGTCTGCCAGACCAGTCCATTCTTTGACTCCTACACAGAAATCACCCTACAATGCCAAGGATCAGATGGTAGTGTGTACAGTTTGGTACAAGCTGCTCATATTGGCCCAGCAGGTCAGGATCTTGCTGTATCATTAGGTTTGAATGCTGGGGACATGGTGTTGTATGCTGTGTTTGCTAAGAATGAAGGAGCTGATGGGACTAGTGATGTACCTATTGATCAGTCAGCATTGTGTGTGTATAAGATGAGTGATATTTTAGATGCCTTCAAGGAAGCAGTTAGGGGATGTATTCAAGATGGAGATGAGTACTCAGTTAAGTACTTGGAAGGATCGTTCTGTCGATCATTACCAGTGAGTATAATGATCACCTTTAACCACCCTGTATACTTCAAGCTTTCAAGTTATGAGCACGTTTATGATAAGGGACATAATGCAAGGATCCAAATGTACTGA